A part of Aquibium oceanicum genomic DNA contains:
- the rplE gene encoding 50S ribosomal protein L5 encodes MSKTASEPRMKALYKDEIRKALQEQFKYENEMQVPRLDKIVINMGVGEATADSKKPTVAAEDLAMIAGQKAVVTRARKSIAGFKMRENMPIGAKVTLRKDRMYEFLDRLVTIALPRVRDFRGLNPKSFDGRGNFAMGVKEHIVFPEINYDKVDQIWGMDIIVCTTAKTDDEARALLKAFNFPFRQ; translated from the coding sequence ATGTCTAAGACCGCAAGCGAACCGCGGATGAAGGCGCTTTATAAGGACGAGATCCGCAAGGCGCTTCAGGAGCAGTTCAAGTACGAGAACGAGATGCAGGTTCCGCGTCTCGACAAGATCGTCATCAATATGGGCGTCGGCGAGGCGACGGCGGATTCCAAGAAGCCCACCGTGGCTGCCGAGGATCTCGCCATGATCGCCGGCCAGAAGGCCGTGGTGACCCGCGCGCGCAAGTCGATTGCCGGGTTCAAGATGCGCGAGAACATGCCCATCGGCGCCAAGGTGACGCTGCGCAAGGATCGCATGTACGAGTTTCTGGATCGCCTGGTCACGATCGCGCTGCCGCGCGTACGCGACTTCCGCGGACTGAACCCCAAGAGCTTCGACGGCCGCGGCAACTTCGCCATGGGCGTCAAGGAGCACATCGTGTTTCCCGAGATCAACTACGACAAGGTTGATCAGATCTGGGGAATGGACATCATCGTTTGTACGACTGCCAAGACGGACGACGAGGCCCGGGCTCTGCTCAAGGCCTTCAACTTCCCCTTCCGGCAGTAA
- the rplX gene encoding 50S ribosomal protein L24, protein MQKIRKGDKVVVLAGKDKGRTGEVVTVMPKDDKALVRGINMIRRHQRQSQSQEGGIISKEAPIHLSNLAVADPKDGKPTRVGFEVKDGKKVRVAKRSGATIDV, encoded by the coding sequence ATGCAAAAGATACGCAAAGGCGACAAGGTCGTCGTGCTCGCCGGCAAGGACAAGGGCCGTACGGGCGAAGTCGTGACCGTCATGCCGAAGGACGACAAGGCGCTCGTGCGCGGGATCAACATGATCCGCCGCCACCAGCGCCAGTCGCAGTCCCAGGAAGGCGGAATCATTTCCAAGGAAGCGCCGATCCATCTGTCGAACCTCGCCGTCGCCGATCCGAAGGACGGCAAGCCGACCCGCGTCGGTTTCGAGGTGAAGGACGGCAAGAAGGTGCGCGTCGCCAAGCGCTCGGGAGCAACAATCGATGTCTAA
- the rplN gene encoding 50S ribosomal protein L14: protein MIQMQTNLDVADNSGARRVMCIKVLGGSKRKYASVGDIIVVSIKEAIPRGRVKKGDVMKAVVVRTAKDIRRPDGSVIRFDKNAAVLVDNKKEPVGTRIFGPVPRELRAKNHMKIISLAPEVL, encoded by the coding sequence ATGATTCAGATGCAAACAAACCTCGACGTTGCCGACAATTCCGGCGCGCGTCGTGTCATGTGCATCAAGGTGCTGGGCGGCTCGAAGCGGAAATACGCTTCCGTGGGCGACATCATCGTGGTGTCGATCAAGGAAGCCATCCCGCGCGGCCGCGTCAAGAAGGGCGACGTGATGAAGGCGGTCGTCGTGCGCACCGCCAAGGACATCCGCCGCCCCGACGGCAGCGTGATCCGTTTCGACAAGAACGCGGCCGTTCTGGTCGACAACAAGAAAGAGCCGGTAGGCACGCGCATCTTCGGCCCGGTTCCGCGCGAGCTTCGCGCCAAGAACCACATGAAGATCATCTCGCTCGCGCCGGAAGTGCTGTAA
- the rpsQ gene encoding 30S ribosomal protein S17, which translates to MPKRILQGTVVSDKSDKTVVVKVERRFTHPVMKKTVRMSKNYKAHDEANAHKVGDIVFIQESRPISKDKCWVVVTEAQAEAQA; encoded by the coding sequence ATGCCAAAGCGCATCCTGCAGGGCACGGTCGTCAGCGACAAGAGCGACAAGACCGTCGTCGTCAAGGTCGAACGCCGCTTCACGCATCCCGTGATGAAGAAGACCGTTCGCATGTCGAAGAACTACAAGGCGCATGACGAGGCCAACGCCCACAAGGTCGGCGACATCGTGTTCATCCAGGAATCGCGGCCGATCTCCAAGGACAAGTGCTGGGTCGTGGTGACCGAGGCGCAGGCCGAAGCGCAGGCTTGA
- the rpmC gene encoding 50S ribosomal protein L29 produces the protein MKASDVRAKSADELNDELASLKKEQFNLRFQKATGQLEKTSRVKQVRRDIARIKTIAAEKSAGKKA, from the coding sequence ATGAAAGCCTCCGACGTCAGGGCCAAGTCGGCCGACGAACTGAACGACGAGCTCGCCAGCCTGAAGAAGGAGCAGTTCAACCTGCGCTTCCAGAAGGCGACCGGACAGCTCGAGAAGACATCGCGCGTCAAGCAGGTCCGTCGGGACATCGCGCGCATCAAGACCATCGCCGCCGAGAAGTCGGCCGGCAAGAAGGCTTAA
- the rplP gene encoding 50S ribosomal protein L16, producing the protein MLQPKRTKFRKQFKGRIHGASKGGTNLDFGAFGLKAMEPERVTARQIEAARRAITREMKRQGRVWIRIFPDVPVTSKPTEVRMGKGKGAVDYWACRVKPGRIMFELDGVSEEIAREALRLGAAKLPVRTRFVQRIAE; encoded by the coding sequence ATGCTGCAGCCAAAGCGCACGAAGTTCCGCAAGCAGTTCAAGGGGCGCATCCATGGCGCGTCGAAGGGCGGGACCAACCTCGATTTCGGCGCTTTCGGATTGAAGGCGATGGAACCCGAGCGCGTCACCGCGCGCCAGATCGAGGCGGCTCGCCGCGCGATCACCCGCGAAATGAAGCGCCAGGGCCGCGTCTGGATCCGGATTTTCCCGGACGTGCCGGTCACCTCCAAGCCGACCGAAGTCCGCATGGGCAAGGGCAAGGGCGCGGTGGACTACTGGGCGTGCCGCGTGAAGCCGGGCCGGATCATGTTCGAGCTCGACGGCGTCTCCGAGGAGATCGCACGTGAGGCGCTGCGTCTCGGCGCCGCCAAGCTGCCGGTCAGGACGCGCTTCGTACAGCGCATAGCGGAATAG
- the rpsC gene encoding 30S ribosomal protein S3 yields MGQKVNPIGLRLGINRTWDSRWYANTGEYGELLHEDIKIRAYLMKELKQAAISKVVIERPHKKCRVTIHAARPGLIIGKKGADIEKLRRKLTEMTKSETHLNIVEVRKPEIDATLIAQSIAQQLERRIAFRRAMKRAVQSAMRLGAEGIRINCSGRLGGAEIARMEWYREGRVPLHTLRADVDYGTAEAQTAYGICGVKVWVFKGEILEHDPMASERRATEGDQHGGGGGGRRRERENA; encoded by the coding sequence ATGGGCCAGAAAGTCAACCCGATCGGCCTGCGCCTCGGGATCAACCGCACCTGGGACTCGCGCTGGTATGCAAACACCGGCGAGTACGGCGAGTTGCTGCACGAGGACATCAAGATCCGCGCCTACCTGATGAAGGAACTCAAGCAGGCTGCGATCTCCAAGGTCGTGATCGAGCGCCCGCACAAGAAGTGCCGCGTGACGATTCACGCTGCCCGCCCGGGTCTCATCATCGGCAAGAAGGGCGCCGACATCGAGAAGCTGCGTCGCAAGCTGACCGAGATGACCAAGTCGGAGACGCACCTCAACATCGTCGAGGTGCGCAAGCCCGAGATCGACGCCACGCTGATCGCGCAGTCGATCGCGCAGCAGCTCGAGCGCCGCATCGCGTTCCGCCGTGCCATGAAGCGCGCCGTCCAGTCGGCGATGCGCCTCGGCGCGGAAGGCATCCGCATCAACTGCTCGGGCCGTCTCGGCGGCGCTGAGATCGCGCGGATGGAATGGTATCGCGAGGGCCGGGTGCCGCTGCACACGCTACGCGCCGACGTCGACTACGGAACGGCCGAGGCGCAGACCGCCTACGGCATCTGCGGCGTGAAGGTCTGGGTGTTCAAGGGCGAGATCCTCGAGCACGACCCGATGGCCTCGGAGCGTCGCGCGACGGAAGGCGACCAGCACGGCGGTGGCGGCGGCGGACGTCGTCGCGAGCGCGAGAACGCGTGA
- the rplV gene encoding 50S ribosomal protein L22: MGKAKAPRRLADNEARAVLRTIRVSPQKLNLVAAMIRGKKVASALADLEFSRKRIAGTVRKTLESAIANAENNHDLDVDALVVAEAYVGKSIVMKRFHARGRGRASRIEKPFSNLTIVVREVEEQVEAA; this comes from the coding sequence ATGGGCAAGGCCAAAGCTCCGCGCAGGCTTGCTGACAACGAGGCGCGCGCCGTGCTGCGCACCATTCGCGTCAGCCCGCAGAAGCTGAACCTCGTCGCGGCGATGATCCGCGGCAAGAAGGTGGCTTCCGCGCTCGCCGACCTGGAATTCTCGCGCAAGCGGATCGCGGGCACCGTCCGCAAGACGCTCGAGTCGGCAATCGCCAACGCCGAGAACAATCACGATCTCGACGTCGACGCTCTCGTCGTCGCCGAGGCCTATGTCGGCAAGTCGATCGTCATGAAGCGCTTCCATGCCCGTGGGCGCGGTCGCGCCAGCCGCATCGAAAAGCCCTTCTCGAACCTGACGATCGTCGTTCGCGAAGTCGAAGAGCAAGTGGAGGCCGCCTGA
- the rpsS gene encoding 30S ribosomal protein S19, translating to MTRSVWKGPFVDGFLLKKADKVREGGRNEVIKMWTRRSTILPQFVGLTFGVYNGQKHIPVSVSEDMVGHKFGEFAPTRTYYGHGADKKAKRK from the coding sequence GTGACCCGTTCAGTCTGGAAAGGCCCGTTCGTCGACGGCTTTCTCTTGAAGAAGGCAGACAAGGTGCGCGAGGGCGGCCGCAACGAAGTGATCAAGATGTGGACGCGCCGCTCCACCATCCTGCCGCAGTTCGTTGGCCTCACCTTCGGCGTCTACAACGGCCAGAAGCACATCCCGGTATCCGTGTCCGAGGACATGGTCGGGCACAAGTTCGGCGAGTTCGCCCCGACCCGTACGTATTACGGCCACGGCGCGGACAAGAAGGCGAAGAGGAAATAA
- the rplB gene encoding 50S ribosomal protein L2: MALKNYNPVTPSQRQLVIVDRSGLYKGKPVKGLTDGLTKSGGRNNAGRVTARFIGGGHKRTYRIIDFKRRKFDVPATVERLEYDPNRTAFIALLRYDDGELSYILAPQRLVAGDKVVAGEQVDVKPGNAMPLASMPVGTIIHNVELKPGKGGQVARSAGAYAQLVGRDQGMAILRLNSGEQRIVHGSCIATVGAVSNPDHGNINDGKAGRTRWRGKRPHNRGVTMNPVDHPHGGGEGRTSGGRHPVSPWGKPTKGKRTRSNKATDKFIMRSRHARKS, from the coding sequence ATGGCACTCAAGAATTACAACCCGGTGACGCCCAGCCAGCGACAGCTGGTGATCGTCGACCGCTCCGGCCTCTACAAGGGCAAGCCGGTCAAGGGCCTGACGGACGGCCTGACGAAATCGGGCGGCCGCAACAATGCCGGCCGGGTGACCGCACGCTTCATCGGCGGCGGCCACAAGCGGACCTACCGCATCATCGACTTCAAGCGGCGCAAGTTCGACGTGCCGGCGACGGTCGAGCGGCTGGAGTACGATCCGAACCGGACCGCCTTCATCGCTCTGCTGCGTTACGACGACGGCGAACTCAGCTACATCCTGGCGCCGCAGCGCCTGGTGGCCGGCGACAAGGTCGTCGCGGGCGAGCAGGTCGACGTGAAGCCGGGCAATGCGATGCCGCTGGCCTCCATGCCGGTCGGCACGATCATCCACAATGTCGAGCTCAAGCCCGGCAAGGGTGGTCAGGTCGCCCGCTCGGCCGGTGCCTACGCCCAGCTCGTCGGCCGCGACCAGGGCATGGCGATCCTGCGCCTGAACTCGGGCGAGCAGCGCATCGTTCACGGCTCGTGCATCGCCACCGTCGGCGCCGTGTCCAACCCGGATCATGGCAACATCAACGACGGCAAGGCCGGCCGCACCCGTTGGCGCGGCAAGCGCCCGCACAATCGCGGCGTCACCATGAACCCGGTCGACCACCCGCACGGCGGCGGCGAAGGCCGCACCTCGGGCGGCCGCCACCCGGTCTCCCCGTGGGGCAAGCCGACCAAGGGCAAGCGGACGCGGTCGAATAAGGCGACCGACAAGTTCATCATGCGCTCGCGCCATGCGCGCAAGAGCTAA
- a CDS encoding 50S ribosomal protein L23 has product MTDLRHYDVIVSPAITEKSTMASEFNQVVFNVAKKASKPEIKAAVEALFGVKVTAVNTMVRKGKVKRFRGTKGRLSDVKKAIVTLADGQSIDVATGL; this is encoded by the coding sequence ATGACTGACCTTCGCCACTACGACGTGATCGTCAGCCCGGCGATCACCGAAAAGTCGACCATGGCCTCCGAGTTCAACCAGGTCGTGTTCAACGTCGCCAAGAAGGCGTCGAAGCCCGAGATCAAGGCTGCTGTCGAGGCGCTGTTCGGCGTCAAGGTGACCGCGGTCAACACCATGGTCCGCAAGGGCAAGGTGAAGCGCTTCCGCGGCACCAAGGGCCGCCTGAGCGATGTCAAGAAGGCGATTGTGACGCTGGCCGACGGCCAGTCGATCGACGTCGCCACCGGACTCTGA
- the rplD gene encoding 50S ribosomal protein L4: protein MDIKITTLAGAEAGKVTLSDEIFGLDPREDILQRVVRWQLAKRQQGTHKAKGRSEIARTGAKMYKQKGTGRARHHSARAPQFRGGGKAHGPVVRSHEHDLPKKVRALGLKHALSAKAKASSLIVVDDLMLSDAKTKALVANFAGLGLTNALMIGGAELDQNFKRAASNIPNIDVLPVQGINVYDILRRGTLVLSKAAVEALEERFK from the coding sequence ATGGACATCAAGATTACCACGCTCGCCGGCGCCGAAGCCGGCAAGGTGACCCTGTCGGACGAGATCTTCGGTCTCGACCCGCGCGAGGACATCCTGCAGCGCGTCGTGCGCTGGCAGCTGGCCAAGCGCCAGCAGGGCACCCACAAGGCGAAGGGCCGCTCCGAGATCGCGCGCACCGGCGCCAAGATGTACAAGCAGAAGGGGACGGGCCGCGCCCGTCACCACTCTGCCCGCGCTCCGCAGTTCCGCGGCGGCGGCAAGGCCCACGGCCCGGTGGTGCGCAGCCACGAGCACGACCTTCCCAAGAAGGTGCGCGCTCTCGGCCTGAAGCACGCGCTGTCGGCCAAGGCGAAGGCGTCCAGCCTCATCGTCGTCGACGACCTGATGCTGTCGGATGCCAAGACCAAGGCCCTGGTGGCGAACTTCGCCGGCCTGGGACTGACCAACGCGCTGATGATCGGCGGCGCCGAGCTTGACCAGAACTTCAAGCGCGCCGCTTCGAACATCCCGAACATCGACGTGCTGCCCGTCCAGGGCATCAACGTCTACGACATTCTTCGCCGCGGCACGCTCGTCCTTTCCAAGGCGGCCGTCGAGGCACTCGAGGAGCGCTTCAAATGA
- the rplC gene encoding 50S ribosomal protein L3: MRSGVIAQKIGMTRIYNDAGEHVPVTVLRMENCQVVAQRTQEKNGYDAVQLGVGMRKVKNTSKAMRGHFAAASVEPKAKVAEFRVSPDNMLDVGMEITVDHFVAGQKVDVTGTTVGKGFQGVIKRHHFGGGRATHGNSVSHRTHGSTGQRQDPGKVFKGKKMAGHMGQTRVTTQNVEIVSTDAERGLILIRGAVPGSKGAWIIVKDAVKVALPDNAPKPAALRAKNEAPAVEGAA, encoded by the coding sequence ATGCGTTCAGGTGTTATCGCACAGAAAATCGGGATGACGCGCATCTACAACGATGCGGGCGAGCACGTGCCGGTCACGGTTCTCCGGATGGAGAACTGTCAGGTCGTGGCGCAGCGCACCCAGGAAAAGAACGGCTACGATGCCGTGCAGCTCGGCGTCGGGATGCGCAAGGTGAAGAATACGTCGAAGGCCATGCGCGGCCATTTCGCCGCCGCCTCCGTGGAGCCGAAGGCCAAGGTCGCCGAGTTCCGCGTGTCGCCCGACAACATGCTGGATGTCGGCATGGAGATCACCGTCGATCACTTCGTCGCCGGCCAGAAGGTCGACGTGACGGGCACCACGGTCGGCAAGGGCTTCCAGGGCGTCATCAAGCGGCACCATTTCGGTGGCGGCCGTGCCACGCACGGTAACTCCGTGTCGCACCGTACCCACGGCTCCACCGGCCAGCGCCAGGATCCGGGCAAGGTGTTCAAGGGCAAGAAGATGGCCGGCCACATGGGCCAGACCCGCGTCACCACGCAGAACGTCGAGATCGTCTCGACCGATGCTGAACGCGGTCTGATCCTGATCCGCGGCGCTGTTCCGGGCTCCAAGGGCGCCTGGATCATCGTCAAGGACGCCGTCAAGGTCGCGCTCCCCGACAATGCGCCGAAGCCGGCTGCGCTGCGGGCCAAGAATGAAGCTCCGGCCGTCGAAGGAGCCGCGTGA
- the rpsJ gene encoding 30S ribosomal protein S10, whose amino-acid sequence MNGQNIRIRLKAFDHRVLDASTREIVSTAKRTGASVRGPVPLPTRIEKFTVNRSPHIDKKSREQFEMRTHKRLLDIVDPTPQTVDALMKLDLAAGVDVEIKL is encoded by the coding sequence ATGAACGGCCAGAACATCCGCATACGCCTCAAAGCGTTCGACCATCGCGTCCTCGACGCCTCCACGCGCGAGATCGTCTCCACGGCGAAGCGTACCGGCGCCAGCGTTCGCGGTCCGGTCCCGCTGCCGACGCGGATCGAGAAATTTACCGTCAATCGCTCGCCGCACATCGACAAGAAGAGCCGCGAGCAGTTCGAGATGCGCACGCACAAGCGGCTGCTCGACATCGTTGACCCGACTCCGCAAACCGTCGATGCGCTGATGAAGCTCGACCTGGCCGCCGGCGTCGACGTCGAGATCAAGCTCTAG
- the tuf gene encoding elongation factor Tu: MAKGKFERNKPHVNIGTIGHVDHGKTSLTAAITKYFGEYRAYDQIDAAPEEKARGITISTAHVEYETEARHYAHVDCPGHADYVKNMITGAAQMDGAILVVSAADGPMPQTREHILLARQVGVPAIVVFLNKVDQVDDAELLELVELEVRELLSMYEFPGDDIPIVKGSALAALEDSNKEIGEDAVRELMKQVDSYIPTPERPIDQPFLMPIEDVFSISGRGTVVTGRVERGIVKVGETVEIVGIRDTTSTTVTGVEMFRKLLDQGQAGDNIGALLRGVDREGVERGQVLCKPGSVKPHTKFKAEAYILTKEEGGRHTPFFTNYRPQFYFRTTDVTGIVTLPEGTEMVMPGDNVTVDVTLIVPIAMEEKLRFAIREGGRTVGAGIVASIVE; this comes from the coding sequence ATGGCAAAAGGTAAATTCGAGCGTAACAAGCCTCATGTGAACATCGGGACGATCGGGCACGTCGACCATGGCAAGACGTCGCTGACGGCTGCGATCACGAAGTACTTCGGCGAGTACCGCGCTTACGACCAGATCGACGCGGCTCCGGAGGAGAAGGCGCGCGGCATCACGATCTCGACGGCGCACGTCGAATACGAGACCGAGGCGCGCCACTACGCCCACGTCGACTGCCCGGGCCACGCCGACTACGTCAAGAACATGATCACGGGTGCCGCGCAGATGGACGGCGCGATCCTGGTCGTTTCGGCCGCCGACGGCCCGATGCCGCAGACGCGCGAGCACATTCTGCTCGCCCGTCAGGTCGGCGTTCCGGCGATCGTGGTGTTCCTGAACAAGGTCGACCAGGTCGACGACGCCGAGCTGCTGGAGCTGGTCGAGCTCGAGGTTCGCGAGCTTCTGTCGATGTACGAGTTCCCCGGCGACGACATTCCGATCGTCAAGGGTTCGGCGCTGGCCGCTCTGGAAGACTCCAACAAGGAGATCGGCGAGGACGCGGTTCGCGAACTGATGAAGCAGGTCGACAGCTACATCCCGACGCCCGAGCGTCCGATCGACCAGCCCTTCCTGATGCCGATCGAGGACGTGTTCTCGATCTCGGGCCGCGGCACGGTCGTGACGGGTCGCGTCGAGCGCGGCATCGTCAAGGTCGGCGAGACGGTCGAGATCGTGGGCATCCGCGACACGACCTCGACGACGGTGACGGGCGTGGAGATGTTCCGCAAGCTGCTCGACCAGGGCCAGGCGGGCGACAACATCGGCGCGCTGCTGCGCGGTGTCGACCGCGAGGGCGTTGAGCGCGGCCAGGTGCTGTGCAAGCCGGGTTCGGTGAAGCCGCACACCAAGTTCAAGGCCGAGGCCTACATCCTGACCAAGGAGGAGGGCGGCCGCCACACGCCGTTCTTCACCAACTACCGTCCGCAGTTCTACTTCCGCACGACGGACGTGACCGGCATCGTGACCCTGCCGGAAGGCACCGAAATGGTGATGCCGGGCGACAACGTGACGGTCGACGTGACGCTGATCGTGCCGATCGCCATGGAAGAGAAGCTGCGCTTCGCCATCCGCGAAGGCGGCCGCACCGTCGGCGCCGGCATCGTGGCGAGCATCGTCGAGTAA
- the fusA gene encoding elongation factor G: protein MARDYKIEDYRNFGIMAHIDAGKTTTTERVLFYTGKSHKIGEVHDGAATMDWMEQEQERGITITSAATTTFWQGRDGKKRRFNIIDTPGHVDFTIEVERSLRVLDGAIALLDANAGVEPQTETVWRQADKYHVPRMIFCNKMDKIGADFYRSVEMVQSRLGATPVVVQLPIGAENDFAGVIDLIEMKALVWRSENLGAEWDVLDIPADMQAKAEEYREKMIETAVEMDEGALERYLEGELPSNDELRALIRKGTILVKFFPMFCGSAFKNKGVQPLLDAVVDFLPSPVDVFDIKGIDPKTEAEISRKSSDDEALSMLAFKIMNDPFVGSLTFCRIYSGILKKGASLDNTVKGKKERIGRMLQMHSNSREDIEEAYAGDIVALAGLKDTTTGDTLCDPLKPVILERMEFPDPVIQIAIEPKTKGDQEKMGLALNRLAAEDPSFRVKTDEESGQTIIAGMGELHLDIIVDRMRREFKVEANVGAPQVAYRETITKVAEIDYTHKKQTGGTGQFARVKLVFEPNPDGEDFLFESKIVGGSVPKEYIPGVQKGIQSVMSSGPVAGFPMLGVKATLIDGAYHDVDSSVLAFEIASRAAFREGAQKAGAQLLEPIMKVEVVTPEDYVGSVIGDLNGRRGQIQNQEMRGIATVINAMVPLANMFKYVDTLRSMSQGRAQYTMQFDHYEPVPNAVAQEIQKKYA, encoded by the coding sequence ATGGCCCGCGACTATAAAATCGAAGACTACCGAAACTTCGGCATCATGGCGCACATCGACGCCGGCAAGACCACGACGACCGAGCGCGTCCTGTTCTACACCGGCAAGTCGCACAAGATCGGCGAAGTCCACGACGGCGCCGCGACCATGGACTGGATGGAGCAGGAGCAGGAGCGCGGCATCACCATCACGTCGGCCGCCACGACCACCTTCTGGCAGGGCCGCGACGGCAAGAAGCGCCGCTTCAACATCATCGACACTCCCGGCCACGTCGACTTCACCATCGAGGTGGAGCGTTCGCTGCGCGTGCTCGACGGCGCCATCGCGCTGCTCGACGCCAATGCCGGCGTGGAGCCGCAGACCGAGACGGTGTGGCGCCAGGCCGACAAGTATCACGTGCCGCGCATGATTTTCTGCAACAAGATGGACAAGATTGGCGCTGACTTCTACCGCTCGGTCGAGATGGTGCAGAGCCGCCTCGGTGCGACGCCGGTGGTCGTGCAGCTGCCCATCGGCGCGGAAAACGATTTCGCCGGCGTCATCGACCTGATCGAGATGAAGGCCCTGGTTTGGCGCTCCGAGAACCTCGGCGCCGAATGGGACGTCCTCGACATCCCGGCTGACATGCAGGCGAAGGCCGAAGAGTACCGCGAGAAGATGATCGAGACCGCGGTCGAGATGGACGAGGGCGCGCTCGAGCGCTACCTCGAGGGCGAACTGCCGTCCAACGACGAGTTGCGCGCGCTGATCCGCAAGGGCACCATTCTCGTCAAGTTCTTCCCGATGTTCTGCGGCTCCGCGTTCAAGAACAAGGGCGTGCAGCCTCTGCTCGACGCCGTCGTCGACTTCCTGCCGTCCCCGGTCGATGTCTTCGACATCAAGGGCATCGATCCCAAGACCGAAGCCGAGATTTCGCGCAAGTCGTCCGACGACGAGGCGCTGTCGATGCTTGCCTTCAAGATCATGAACGACCCGTTCGTCGGTTCGCTCACCTTCTGCCGCATCTATTCGGGCATCCTGAAGAAGGGCGCTTCGCTGGACAACACGGTGAAGGGCAAGAAAGAGCGCATCGGCCGCATGCTGCAGATGCACTCCAACTCGCGCGAGGACATCGAAGAGGCCTATGCCGGCGACATCGTCGCGCTGGCCGGTCTCAAGGACACGACCACGGGCGACACGCTTTGCGACCCGCTGAAGCCGGTCATCCTGGAGCGCATGGAATTCCCCGATCCGGTCATCCAGATCGCGATCGAGCCGAAGACCAAGGGCGACCAGGAGAAGATGGGCCTGGCACTCAACCGCCTGGCGGCCGAGGATCCCTCCTTCCGCGTCAAGACCGACGAGGAATCCGGGCAGACCATCATCGCCGGCATGGGCGAGCTGCATCTCGACATCATCGTCGACCGCATGCGGCGCGAGTTCAAGGTCGAGGCCAACGTCGGCGCTCCGCAGGTTGCCTACCGCGAGACCATCACCAAGGTCGCCGAGATCGACTACACGCACAAGAAGCAGACCGGCGGTACGGGACAGTTCGCCCGCGTCAAGCTGGTGTTCGAGCCCAATCCCGACGGCGAGGACTTCCTGTTCGAGTCCAAGATCGTCGGTGGCTCGGTGCCGAAGGAATACATTCCGGGCGTCCAGAAGGGCATCCAGAGCGTCATGTCCTCGGGTCCGGTCGCGGGCTTCCCGATGCTGGGCGTCAAGGCGACCCTGATCGACGGCGCCTACCACGACGTCGACTCCTCGGTTCTCGCCTTCGAGATCGCCTCCCGCGCGGCGTTCCGCGAGGGTGCGCAGAAGGCTGGTGCACAGCTGCTCGAGCCGATCATGAAGGTCGAGGTCGTGACGCCGGAAGACTACGTCGGTTCGGTCATCGGCGACCTGAACGGCCGCCGCGGCCAGATCCAGAACCAGGAGATGCGCGGCATCGCCACCGTCATCAACGCGATGGTGCCGCTCGCCAACATGTTCAAGTACGTCGACACGCTGCGTTCGATGTCTCAGGGCCGTGCCCAGTACACGATGCAGTTCGACCACTACGAGCCGGTGCCGAACGCGGTCGCGCAGGAAATCCAGAAGAAGTACGCCTGA
- the rpsG gene encoding 30S ribosomal protein S7 yields MSRRHRAEKREINPDPKFGDLVVTKFMNAIMLHGKKSTAETIVYSALDQVETKTKQEPVTVFHQALDNVAPHVEVRSRRVGGATYQVPVDVRPERRQALAIRWLITAARGRNETTMVDRLSGELMDAANNRGTAVKKREDTHRMAEANRAFAHYRW; encoded by the coding sequence ATGTCCCGTCGTCACAGAGCAGAAAAGCGTGAGATCAACCCGGACCCGAAGTTCGGGGACCTGGTCGTCACCAAGTTCATGAATGCGATCATGCTTCACGGCAAGAAGTCGACCGCCGAGACGATCGTCTACAGCGCGCTCGACCAGGTCGAGACCAAGACGAAGCAGGAGCCGGTCACGGTGTTCCACCAGGCGCTCGACAATGTCGCGCCGCACGTGGAAGTTCGTTCGCGTCGCGTCGGCGGCGCCACCTACCAGGTTCCCGTCGACGTGCGTCCGGAGCGCCGCCAGGCGCTGGCGATCCGCTGGCTGATCACCGCCGCGCGCGGCCGCAACGAAACGACGATGGTCGATCGCCTGTCGGGCGAACTGATGGATGCCGCCAACAACCGCGGCACCGCCGTCAAGAAGCGCGAAGACACCCACCGGATGGCGGAAGCCAACCGCGCCTTCGCCCATTACCGCTGGTAA